In Flavobacterium sp. WV_118_3, one DNA window encodes the following:
- a CDS encoding TatD family hydrolase produces the protein MLYNLHTHKASGDPGVLEIVNQYPNELDPSVAFYSIGIHPWYAQADRLEDDLRIISEKLKEANCLALGECGLDKRIETDINKQLSVFERQLELLEHNPKPVILHCVAAYQEVIAVKKQMKVEVPMIIHGFSKNYQVARSLLDNGFYLSFGKYLLRNPELESVFKAVPDDRFFLETDMVEETIFQVYEKAASIKSGAIEAMVMQNFKNVFDNNK, from the coding sequence ATGTTGTATAATCTGCATACGCATAAAGCGTCCGGTGATCCGGGTGTTTTGGAAATTGTAAATCAGTATCCAAACGAATTGGATCCATCCGTGGCGTTTTATTCCATTGGGATCCATCCGTGGTATGCGCAGGCAGATCGATTGGAGGATGACTTGCGTATCATTTCGGAAAAACTAAAAGAGGCCAATTGTTTGGCGCTAGGCGAATGCGGACTGGATAAGCGGATTGAAACGGATATCAACAAACAGCTTTCGGTTTTCGAACGCCAATTGGAATTGCTGGAACACAATCCAAAACCGGTCATTTTACATTGCGTGGCGGCCTATCAGGAAGTCATCGCTGTTAAAAAACAAATGAAAGTGGAAGTACCGATGATCATCCACGGTTTTTCTAAAAATTATCAGGTGGCCCGATCGCTTTTGGATAACGGGTTTTATCTTTCTTTTGGGAAATACCTGTTGCGAAATCCCGAACTGGAATCGGTGTTTAAAGCCGTGCCGGACGATCGTTTTTTTCTGGAAACGGATATGGTGGAGGAGACGATTTTTCAGGTGTATGAAAAAGCCGCTTCGATTAAAAGTGGCGCCATTGAGGCAATGGTGATGCAAAATTTTAAAAATGTATTTGATAACAATAAATAA
- a CDS encoding tRNA threonylcarbamoyladenosine dehydratase gives MAEWTERAELLFKKEGLEKLKNANVLIVGMGGVGSFAAEFIARAGVGKMTIVDGDTVDITNINRQLPALHSTVGQPKVKIVGDRLMDINPELELTRIEEFLSPERAFELITPEFDYVLDCIDSITPKLNLILAAKRKKVKIISNMGAGGKLLASKIVVKDISKTDVCPLAKTIRKRLKKEGISTGVKAVFSTEKPDESSLKMTDGQNFKKSFFGTNSWMPALFGLHAAETVVRYLLAKEK, from the coding sequence ATGGCTGAATGGACAGAGCGAGCAGAATTGCTGTTTAAAAAAGAAGGACTCGAAAAATTAAAAAATGCAAACGTATTGATTGTTGGAATGGGTGGTGTCGGATCGTTTGCGGCAGAATTTATTGCAAGAGCAGGTGTAGGGAAAATGACAATAGTGGACGGTGATACCGTGGATATTACCAACATCAACCGACAGTTACCCGCGTTACATTCGACCGTGGGACAACCTAAGGTGAAAATTGTAGGCGATCGTTTGATGGATATTAACCCGGAATTGGAGTTAACCCGTATCGAGGAATTCCTGTCGCCGGAACGAGCTTTTGAACTAATCACACCGGAGTTTGACTATGTATTGGATTGTATCGATAGTATTACACCTAAATTAAACCTGATTCTGGCTGCAAAACGTAAAAAAGTCAAGATTATCAGTAATATGGGAGCCGGAGGTAAATTGCTAGCGAGTAAGATTGTGGTAAAGGATATCAGTAAAACCGATGTTTGTCCGTTGGCAAAAACCATCCGCAAACGTTTAAAGAAAGAAGGTATTTCTACTGGCGTTAAGGCGGTGTTTTCTACAGAAAAACCGGATGAGAGCAGTTTGAAAATGACAGACGGACAGAATTTTAAAAAATCGTTTTTCGGAACAAATAGCTGGATGCCGGCATTGTTTGGTTTGCATGCCGCCGAAACCGTGGTTCGTTATTTATTAGCAAAAGAAAAATAA
- a CDS encoding GyrI-like domain-containing protein has protein sequence MRVVKYIFLLLLLAAVALTVYIATQTGSFDVQRSKVIQATPVALFNYVDDYKNWDDWGPWKEDDPTIRNNYSDKTQGAGASFSWTGKDGTGKMETIKTIGTDSIQQKIYFDQSETPSDVYWVFTPVKGGTKVTWGMKGNMNFMMKAFSILSGGSDRMLGPMFEKGLENIDNILVKELQLYNIKINGLVKKAGTYYIKQSATCKIPELPALMGSMFTNLNKFTKDNNISVSGSAFAIYNKYDTTSNIVEFSVCIPVKEEIFTAQGSDIAAGELIPYLALKTTLTGDYSHSKEAWDKSYAEIVKNKWMEDPNGKYLEVYKTGPLQSRKPSEWVTEIFIPITAKPKPVAPIVPVTSTDKPVPPPTAKPIE, from the coding sequence ATGCGCGTAGTTAAATACATATTTCTTTTATTACTCTTAGCTGCTGTTGCACTAACGGTTTACATTGCTACTCAAACCGGTTCATTCGATGTACAACGAAGCAAAGTGATTCAGGCAACACCCGTGGCTTTGTTCAATTATGTAGACGACTACAAAAATTGGGACGACTGGGGTCCCTGGAAAGAGGACGATCCTACAATCCGTAACAATTATAGCGACAAAACACAGGGAGCCGGTGCTTCTTTTTCCTGGACTGGTAAAGATGGAACCGGTAAGATGGAAACTATTAAAACCATTGGTACCGACAGCATTCAACAAAAAATATACTTTGATCAAAGCGAAACTCCTTCTGATGTTTATTGGGTTTTTACTCCGGTAAAGGGCGGTACTAAAGTAACCTGGGGAATGAAAGGAAACATGAATTTTATGATGAAAGCCTTTTCCATTCTTAGTGGCGGTTCCGACAGAATGTTAGGCCCGATGTTCGAAAAAGGATTGGAAAATATCGATAACATCCTGGTAAAAGAATTACAATTATACAATATTAAGATCAACGGACTGGTAAAAAAAGCCGGTACCTATTATATTAAACAATCGGCTACCTGTAAAATTCCGGAATTACCCGCATTAATGGGTTCCATGTTTACGAATCTGAACAAATTCACGAAAGACAATAATATATCGGTAAGCGGAAGTGCTTTTGCAATTTATAACAAATACGACACTACTTCCAACATAGTCGAGTTTTCGGTTTGTATTCCGGTAAAAGAAGAAATATTTACGGCACAGGGAAGTGATATTGCCGCTGGTGAATTAATCCCTTACTTAGCCTTAAAAACAACGCTTACCGGCGACTATTCCCATAGTAAAGAAGCCTGGGATAAATCCTATGCTGAGATTGTAAAAAACAAATGGATGGAAGATCCGAACGGGAAATATCTGGAAGTTTATAAAACAGGGCCTTTACAAAGCCGCAAACCGTCTGAATGGGTAACCGAAATCTTTATCCCGATTACGGCAAAGCCAAAACCGGTAGCTCCCATTGTACCAGTAACTTCTACAGACAAACCGGTACCACCACCAACAGCGAAACCAATCGAATAA
- a CDS encoding nucleoside triphosphate pyrophosphohydrolase family protein — protein MKKQLQAVQEFHESFGLGVSSFPKADLGEQVNLLRYNLMKEENEEYLEAVQNNDLVEIADALGDMLYILCGTILEHGLQHKIEEVFDEIQRSNMSKLGEDGKPIYREDGKVMKGPNYFKPNFETILK, from the coding sequence ATGAAAAAACAATTACAGGCTGTTCAGGAGTTCCATGAATCTTTCGGACTGGGAGTAAGTTCGTTTCCTAAAGCCGACTTGGGCGAACAGGTTAACCTATTGCGTTATAATCTGATGAAAGAAGAAAATGAGGAATATCTGGAAGCGGTGCAAAATAACGATCTGGTCGAAATTGCCGATGCTTTAGGGGATATGCTTTATATTTTATGTGGTACGATTCTGGAACATGGATTGCAACATAAAATAGAGGAAGTTTTTGATGAAATCCAACGGAGTAATATGAGTAAATTGGGCGAAGACGGAAAACCGATTTACCGGGAAGATGGAAAGGTTATGAAAGGCCCCAACTATTTTAAGCCGAATTTCGAAACCATATTAAAATAA